ATATATGTCTTAGGTCCTCTTCTTGCAATGAAAGGGAAAGCAAAAGTTGGGATTCCTGGAGGATGTTCTTTTGGACCAAGACCTATAAACTTTCATTTAGAGGCTTTAAAAAAAATGGGAGCAAAAATTGATATAGAGGGTGGATTTATAATTGCAAGAGCAAATAAACTTAAAGGAACAAAAATAAAATTTAAAAGGGTGAGTGTTGGAGCAACTGCTCATATTGCAATGACAGCTTCAAGAATTGAAGAAGAGACCATTCTTGAAAATATATCTCTTGAACCAGAAGTTATTCATCTTTTTGATTTTTTAAAAAGCTGCGGTGTGAAAATTGAAATTGAGGGAAGAAGAGCAATTATAAAGGGTAATAGTAATTTAAAACCACCTTTAAATTTTGAAAACATACCTGATAGAATTGAAGCAGGAACTTATATGATGTTTGTTTCAGGAACAGGTGGTGAAATCATTTTAAAACCAAACCCTTCTAAATATCTTGAAAGTGTTATAAAGGTTTTAAGAAAAACTGGTGTTTACATAGAAGATAAAGGTGATTTTCTTTATTTAAAAAGAGAAAAAGATTTAAATTCTTGTAACATAACAACATCACCCTATCCAGGTTATCCAACAGATTTACAACCCCAAATTGTTGCTCTTTTAACTCAAGCAAAAGGGAAAAGCCTTGTAAAAGAGAGAATTTATCCTGAAAGGTTTGGTTATGTGGGAGAGCTAATAAAAATGGGTGCTGATATTGAAGTGGGACATGGCTATGCAAAAATTGAAGGAAAAACCAGATTAAAAGGGGCTCCTCTTTTTGCACCTGACATAAGAGCAGGAGCAGGTTTAATACTTGCAAGTCTTGTAGCAGAAGGTAAATCTCAGATTATTGGAATAGAAAATATAAAAAGGGGATATGAGAAAATTGATAAAAAACTGAAAAAATTGGGAGCACGGGTTGAAATAAGAGATAGAGATTAGAGATTATGGAATGGAAAATTAATTATATAAAGCCTTATAAATTTCAAGAAGAATATATTCCTTTCATTTTAATAATCTCTTTACCCCTCACCATCTTAATCATATATATAATTTTCGCAAAATTTGAAATTGGAGCCCCTTTTTTAATCATTTTTCTTTTTATAATTTTTTCCCTTTTTTTTGATTTTTTGGTTTTACTTAATCTAATACAGAAAAAGAAAGCTTTAAAATGGTTTGATGATCTTTTAAAAAATATAAAAAAAATAGAAACAGAAGAAAAAGATAAAAAACTTTTAATTAAACTTATTTTAAATAAACCTTTTAACAGATTAAAAATAAAAAGTGGTGAAATTTTTATAGAGAGATACATTGTTTCTACAGGTAAATCTTCACATATTGTAACAAAATATAGAATTAATGAACATAAAAAATATGAATTTAATAATAATTCTCAAATTGAATTTGAAATTGAAAGAAGAAAGGTTTTAGGTTATTTAGAAAAAGAAAGGGGGTTTATAGAAGGTTCAGGAATTATTTTAGAGGGAATTTTCAAAAAGAAATTCATAATTTTATTTTCTGATGATACTTTAAAAGAAAAATTTAGATTAAAGGAAAATATATTAACACTTCAAAACAGTATAAGGGCTTATCTTGAAGTACTTTCTATAACTGAAAGAGAAATAAAAATGTATTTATCTATAACTAATAAAGAAAAAGCAAGAAGCTTTAAAGTTGAGATAGAATGGGTAAATAAAATGAATATAAGGAATCCTTACATAGTAAGGGAACTAATTTCAAGAAATGAAGATGTAGGAAGTTATGAAATAAATTACAAATTATTTGAAAAAGATGATAAAAATATCTATATCTTTCCTGAATTTTATTTTCCTGAAAAAATAAAACTATTAAAAATAGCAAAAAGCAAAAATTTTAAAATTTTTTTAAAATTATCAGCAGATTTCCCCCTTTCACCAGATAAGACTATTAAAACGGAAATTACATTTGAGTAATTTTTAATATTTTTCAGTAGGAGCCCATAATATTCCGAAAAAAACTTATACACTGATCCTTTAAAAAAGACAAAAATTTGTTTGATTGAAAAAATAGTTAATAGGTTCAAAATCTATTCCAAATTTTTTTTATATGATTAATCATAAAGGAGATTCAAACAAAAAGCCAGGGGGTTCATTCTCTATCCTTTTGAGAATTCTTTTTAATTAAATCTTATAATTAATTATGAAAATCATAAAAGAAATTTATACAAAAAATAACAAGAAGATTTTACTTTTTGTTATTGATGGCATGTCAGGACTTCCATTAAAGGGAAAAACTGAAATGGAATGCGCCAAAAAACCTAACCTTGATAACCTTGCAAAAAATTCAAGCTGTGGAAGAATTTTACCTACAGAATGGGGAATAACACCAGGTAGCGGACCTGCCCATCTTTCCCTCTTTGGCTATAATCCATTTAAATACCAGATTGGAAGAGGAGTTTTAGAAGCACTTGGAGTTGGAGCTGACCTTAAAAAGAAAGATGTAGCAATCAGATGCAATTTCTGCACCATAGATGAAAATGGAATTGTTACCGACAGAAGAGCAGGAAGAATTGAAACTGAAGAATCAAAAAAACTTGTTGAAAAAATAAAAGGTGAAATAAAAAAAATAGAAGATGTTGAAATAATCCTTTATCCTGGAAAAGAACATAGATTTGTTTTAATTTTAAGAGGTGAGGATATTTATCCTGAATTAAATGATACTGATCCGCTTAAAGAGGGAAAAAAACCTAAGGAACTTATTGCAAGGGATAAAAAGGCAGAAAAAACAAAAAGGGTAATTGAAAGTTTTTTAAATAAAGTAAAAGAAATTTTAAAAGGGGAAAAAAGAGCAAATTTTGTTCTTTTAAGGGGATTTTCCTCCCTACCTGAATGGGAAACTTTTGAAGAAAAATGGGGGTTAAAAGCCTGTGGAATAGCCTATTATCCTATGTACAGAGGAC
This DNA window, taken from candidate division WOR-3 bacterium, encodes the following:
- the murA gene encoding UDP-N-acetylglucosamine 1-carboxyvinyltransferase, whose translation is MFTLNSKKYLLIEGSHPLRGEVELQGAKNSALPLFASMIIMDGKTRFTKIPVVDDVKTMISLLSHLGLEINFDKKNRCVEIENNGIKEAQAPLSYIQKMRASIYVLGPLLAMKGKAKVGIPGGCSFGPRPINFHLEALKKMGAKIDIEGGFIIARANKLKGTKIKFKRVSVGATAHIAMTASRIEEETILENISLEPEVIHLFDFLKSCGVKIEIEGRRAIIKGNSNLKPPLNFENIPDRIEAGTYMMFVSGTGGEIILKPNPSKYLESVIKVLRKTGVYIEDKGDFLYLKREKDLNSCNITTSPYPGYPTDLQPQIVALLTQAKGKSLVKERIYPERFGYVGELIKMGADIEVGHGYAKIEGKTRLKGAPLFAPDIRAGAGLILASLVAEGKSQIIGIENIKRGYEKIDKKLKKLGARVEIRDRD
- a CDS encoding 2,3-bisphosphoglycerate-independent phosphoglycerate mutase, with translation MKIIKEIYTKNNKKILLFVIDGMSGLPLKGKTEMECAKKPNLDNLAKNSSCGRILPTEWGITPGSGPAHLSLFGYNPFKYQIGRGVLEALGVGADLKKKDVAIRCNFCTIDENGIVTDRRAGRIETEESKKLVEKIKGEIKKIEDVEIILYPGKEHRFVLILRGEDIYPELNDTDPLKEGKKPKELIARDKKAEKTKRVIESFLNKVKEILKGEKRANFVLLRGFSSLPEWETFEEKWGLKACGIAYYPMYRGLAKLVGMDTPEGITKFEEAIKVLKEKIKDYDFIYLHYKETDKKGEDGDFEGKVKEIERVDKFIPEIVDLGFDVLAITADHSTPAIMKSHSWHPTPLLIYSKIQEPDPCEKFDEREVLKGYLGTIKGYKLMPLLLALSGKLEKFGA